A genomic window from Heterodontus francisci isolate sHetFra1 chromosome 36, sHetFra1.hap1, whole genome shotgun sequence includes:
- the pex11g gene encoding peroxisomal membrane protein 11C: MGMEAVADVLESYRGRDRLVRTVCYSTRLLGGLLLAPGGGRSELGRRLLLVAQELSNCRAALRLFDDLSMYLYSRGYGLGGTEEDTIVRVLSITGNLADQLYYPCEHLAWAADYRIVSIKSDKWWTLSNTLWSLSLALGALRSFRVVQLLKKKLKGNHNKADLGTEESNSLSRRTYRIRMRAEVLNMVSSLADLANAIHWMPSGFLWAGKFPEWLVGLMGMVSSVINLYQMSCVSSSAKDP, encoded by the exons ATGGGGATGGAGGCGGTTGCTGACGTGTTGGAGTCTTACCGGGGCCGTGACCGGCTGGTGCGGACCGTGTGCTACAGCACGCGGCTCCTGGGCGGCCTGCTGCTGGCGCCGGGGGGCGGCCGCTCGGAGCTAGGCCGCCGGCTGCTACTTGTTGCACAGGAGCTCAGCAACTGCAGGGCGGCGCTGCGGCTCTTCGATGACCTGTCCATGTACCTGTACTCCCGTGGGTACGGGCTGGGAGGCACG GAGGAAGACACTATTGTGCGGGTGCTCTCTATAACTGGGAACCTGGCGGATCAGCTCTATTATCCATGTGAACACCTGGCCTGGGCTGCAGACTACAGAATTGTCAGCATCAAGTCGGACAAGTGGTggacactcagtaacacactgtGGAGTCTGTCGCTGGCGCTGGGAGCTCTGCG ATCCTTCAGAGTTGTGCAGCTGCTGAAGAAGAAACTGAAGGGAAACCATAATAAGGCTGACCTCGGAACAGA AGAATCGAACAGTTTGAGCAGACGGACCTACCGAATTCGAATGCGAGCGGAAGTTCTCAACATGGTCAGCAGCCTGGCTGATCTGGCAAATGCCATCCATTGGATGCCATCTGGCTTCTTGTGGGCAGGGAAGTTTCCCGAATGGCTGGTGGGACTAATGGGGATGGTTTCCTCAGTGATCAATCTTTACCAAATGTCCTGCGTGAGCAGCAGCGCCAAGGACCCATGA